The Prevotella melaninogenica genome window below encodes:
- a CDS encoding alpha-amylase, with protein MKTICLYFEIHQVIHLKRYRFFDIGTDHYYYDDFENERSVSEIAERSYMPALDTLLQMIKDNGKAFKVAFSLSGVGIEQLEMHAPQVLDKLQELNNTGCVEFLAEPYSHGLASLANEESFKSEVKRQAQKIKEYFGQTPKILRNSSLIYSDDIGLIASQMGFKGMLTEGAKHVLGWKSPHYVYNCALAPNLKLLLRDVKLSDDISLRFNNSDWDGYPLFADTYMAQIAALPDEEQVIGIFMNLSALGIEQPLSSNILEFFKALPVCAKQQGITFSTPTEICMKLKSVDNLYVPDTLSWMDEERDVSTWLGNPMQREAFNKLYSIADRVRIANDPRINQDWDYLQASDNFRFMSTKPSRVGMDRGIYDSPFDAFTNYMNILGDFLNRVNTLYPADIDNEELNSLLTTIRNQGDEIEMRTNDISNLQAKVDKLEVEGDKLRAQLEKKSSAKKATTSKTAAKKPVKKTSAKKAVKAVAEEVKAK; from the coding sequence ATGAAAACAATCTGTTTATATTTCGAGATACACCAGGTAATTCATCTGAAACGTTACCGCTTCTTTGATATTGGTACCGACCATTATTATTATGACGATTTTGAGAACGAACGTTCTGTATCAGAAATCGCTGAGAGAAGCTATATGCCAGCATTGGATACGCTGTTGCAGATGATTAAAGACAATGGGAAAGCATTTAAGGTAGCCTTCTCTCTTTCGGGTGTGGGTATTGAGCAACTTGAAATGCATGCTCCACAGGTGCTTGACAAACTGCAAGAACTGAATAATACAGGCTGTGTAGAATTTCTTGCAGAACCTTACTCTCATGGTTTAGCATCATTAGCTAATGAGGAAAGCTTTAAGTCTGAAGTAAAGCGTCAGGCTCAGAAGATTAAGGAATACTTTGGTCAGACACCAAAGATATTACGTAACTCATCACTTATTTATAGTGACGATATTGGTTTGATAGCTTCTCAGATGGGCTTTAAGGGAATGTTGACAGAGGGTGCAAAACATGTCTTGGGTTGGAAGAGTCCACATTATGTATATAACTGTGCTCTTGCTCCTAACTTAAAACTTCTGTTGCGTGATGTGAAGTTGAGTGATGATATCTCATTGCGTTTCAATAATTCAGATTGGGATGGCTATCCATTGTTTGCTGATACATATATGGCACAGATTGCAGCACTCCCAGATGAAGAGCAGGTAATCGGTATCTTTATGAACCTTTCAGCACTTGGTATAGAACAGCCATTGTCAAGTAATATTCTTGAGTTCTTCAAAGCGTTACCAGTTTGTGCTAAGCAGCAGGGTATTACCTTCTCTACTCCAACTGAAATTTGCATGAAATTGAAGAGTGTTGACAATCTCTATGTGCCAGATACCTTGAGTTGGATGGATGAAGAACGTGATGTCAGCACATGGTTGGGTAATCCAATGCAGCGTGAAGCTTTTAACAAGTTGTATAGTATTGCTGATCGTGTACGTATTGCTAACGACCCACGTATCAATCAAGACTGGGACTATTTGCAGGCAAGTGATAACTTCCGTTTTATGTCAACCAAACCTTCACGTGTTGGAATGGATCGTGGTATCTATGATAGTCCATTTGATGCCTTCACCAATTATATGAATATTCTTGGCGACTTCTTGAATCGTGTCAATACGCTTTATCCTGCTGATATTGATAATGAGGAGTTGAATAGCTTGCTTACCACTATCCGCAACCAGGGCGATGAGATTGAAATGAGAACTAATGATATTAGTAATCTTCAAGCAAAGGTTGACAAATTGGAAGTTGAAGGTGATAAACTTCGTGCGCAGTTAGAGAAGAAATCGTCAGCGAAGAAGGCTACTACATCAAAGACTGCAGCAAAGAAACCTGTAAAGAAAACTTCTGCTAAAAAAGCTGTAAAGGCTGTTGCTGAAGAAGTGAAAGCTAAGTAA
- a CDS encoding glycosyltransferase family 4 protein: MKVLMFGWEYPPHVYGGLATANFGISEGLHAQGDVETILCLPHPFGDEDHTYAEIVAMNHVPIAYRELGYDYVKSRLGNIMSPELYYKLREHIYADFNYMNVNDLGAMDFAGGYPSNLHEEINNYSIIAGVVARTYDFDIIHAHDWLTYPAGIHAKRVSGKPLCIHVHATDFDRSRGKVNPTVYGIEKDGMDNADCIMCVSELTRQTVINQYHQDPRKVFTVHNAVYPLSQEIVDIPRPDHKGKEKIVTFLGRLTMQKGPEYFVEAANMVLHRTRNVRFCMAGSGDMMDQMIYLAAERGIADRFHFPGFMRGKQVYECLKASDVYVMPSVSEPFGISPLEAMQCGTPSIISKQSGCAEILNNCIKVDYWDIHALADAIYSICHNESLFDYLSVEGKREVDQITWEKVGAWIRELYLRTLGWQ, translated from the coding sequence ATGAAAGTTTTAATGTTTGGATGGGAGTATCCTCCTCATGTATATGGTGGTTTAGCAACTGCTAACTTTGGTATTTCAGAAGGTCTGCATGCACAGGGTGATGTTGAGACGATTCTCTGTTTGCCACATCCTTTTGGTGATGAAGACCATACTTATGCTGAGATTGTAGCAATGAATCATGTGCCTATCGCTTATCGTGAATTGGGTTATGATTATGTAAAGAGTCGTCTTGGCAATATTATGTCACCAGAACTTTACTACAAGTTGCGTGAGCATATTTATGCCGACTTCAATTATATGAACGTCAACGACCTTGGTGCAATGGATTTTGCTGGAGGTTATCCTTCCAATCTGCACGAGGAAATTAATAATTATTCGATTATTGCTGGTGTTGTTGCACGTACATATGATTTCGATATTATTCATGCACATGACTGGTTGACTTATCCTGCTGGTATTCATGCCAAGCGTGTGTCAGGTAAGCCTTTGTGTATTCATGTACATGCAACCGACTTCGACCGTTCACGTGGTAAGGTTAATCCAACCGTATATGGTATAGAAAAGGATGGTATGGATAATGCTGATTGCATTATGTGTGTGTCAGAACTTACACGCCAGACGGTAATTAATCAGTATCATCAGGATCCACGTAAAGTGTTTACGGTTCATAATGCCGTTTATCCTTTGTCACAGGAGATTGTTGATATCCCACGTCCTGACCATAAGGGTAAGGAGAAGATTGTTACTTTTCTTGGTCGTTTGACGATGCAGAAAGGGCCAGAATACTTTGTCGAGGCCGCCAATATGGTGTTACATCGTACACGTAACGTTCGTTTCTGTATGGCAGGCTCAGGGGATATGATGGATCAGATGATTTATCTTGCTGCTGAAAGAGGTATTGCGGACCGTTTCCATTTCCCTGGTTTTATGCGTGGGAAGCAGGTTTACGAGTGTTTGAAGGCCTCTGATGTCTATGTTATGCCGTCTGTCAGTGAGCCTTTTGGTATCTCTCCTTTGGAGGCAATGCAATGTGGTACACCGAGTATCATTTCAAAACAGAGCGGTTGTGCAGAAATTCTTAACAACTGTATCAAGGTAGACTATTGGGATATTCATGCGCTTGCTGATGCTATTTACTCCATTTGTCATAATGAGAGCCTCTTCGATTATCTCTCTGTAGAGGGTAAGCGGGAAGTGGACCAGATAACATGGGAGAAGGTTGGTGCGTGGATTCGTGAACTTTACCTTCGTACCTTGGGTTGGCAATAA